The following coding sequences are from one Natrarchaeobaculum sulfurireducens window:
- a CDS encoding DUF7333 family protein, producing MGLDVPKTIGAFVLVLAVGIGSLYLLPAMTPMAPMTTQTIMMMVLPSMAIFGAIMLAIGVKHGEHRATN from the coding sequence ATGGGACTCGACGTACCGAAGACGATTGGCGCGTTCGTACTGGTGCTCGCTGTCGGTATCGGCTCGCTGTATCTCCTGCCGGCAATGACGCCGATGGCACCGATGACCACACAGACGATCATGATGATGGTGCTCCCGTCGATGGCGATCTTCGGTGCCATCATGCTCGCGATCGGCGTCAAACACGGTGAGCACCGCGCGACGAACTGA
- a CDS encoding phosphoadenosine phosphosulfate reductase family protein, which yields MPTNFPDYVDVDYEDGTGESPAEYPHIHDKIEKAIEVTRQGLEQYENPAVMWTGGKDSTLVLYFVIEVAERYDLEVPPTVFIDHFQHFDQIHDFVEEWADEWDLEVIYARNEDVGAYVDEHGLEPGDEVPIEELDEHNRHHVENILEYDEETFPFLLDTYVGNHLLKTVALNDAIEAYEIDGIVSGVRWDEQDARADETFFSPRHDPDIYPPHDRVQPILQFDEAAVWEAFWDFVVPDTVPEFPDEGYVPESKADLPNDLEPEDTPVSPKYWEGFRSLGSEISTEKTEDDPAWLQDLEGTTERAGRAQDKEDLMERLRDLGYM from the coding sequence ATGCCCACGAACTTCCCCGACTACGTCGACGTCGACTACGAAGACGGCACCGGCGAATCTCCCGCAGAGTACCCACACATCCACGACAAGATCGAGAAAGCGATCGAGGTCACCCGACAGGGACTCGAGCAGTACGAAAACCCGGCGGTGATGTGGACCGGCGGAAAGGACTCGACGCTCGTCCTCTACTTCGTCATCGAAGTCGCCGAGCGCTACGACCTCGAGGTGCCGCCGACGGTGTTCATCGATCACTTCCAGCACTTCGACCAGATCCACGACTTCGTCGAGGAGTGGGCCGACGAGTGGGATCTCGAGGTGATCTACGCCCGCAACGAGGACGTGGGCGCGTACGTCGACGAACACGGCCTCGAGCCGGGCGACGAGGTTCCGATCGAGGAACTCGACGAGCACAACCGTCACCACGTCGAGAACATCCTCGAGTACGACGAGGAGACGTTTCCCTTCCTGCTCGACACCTACGTCGGGAACCACCTGTTGAAGACGGTCGCGCTCAACGACGCCATCGAAGCGTACGAGATCGACGGGATCGTCTCGGGCGTTCGCTGGGACGAACAGGACGCCCGTGCCGACGAGACCTTCTTCTCGCCGCGACACGACCCCGACATCTACCCGCCTCACGACCGCGTCCAGCCCATCCTCCAGTTCGACGAGGCGGCCGTCTGGGAGGCGTTCTGGGATTTTGTCGTCCCCGACACCGTCCCCGAGTTCCCGGACGAGGGCTACGTCCCCGAGAGCAAAGCCGACCTGCCGAACGACCTCGAGCCCGAGGATACCCCCGTGTCGCCGAAATATTGGGAGGGCTTTCGATCGCTCGGCAGCGAGATCAGCACCGAAAAAACCGAGGACGACCCCGCCTGGCTGCAGGACCTCGAGGGGACGACCGAACGCGCCGGCCGCGCCCAGGACAAAGAAGACCTGATGGAGCGGTTGCGCGATCTCGGCTACATGTAG
- a CDS encoding DUF790 family protein, whose product MLTKDLCRVSRAGGGYHPQFTTREHRPLAARVIGTYQGHVGEQRGDLEDALAELEAEADHFKLVRGFAALLERDATFETDAALDPERARRAVFEAGEAVGVVDEGERAMAYVRAGESLSVSADDLERALYADLAERQVLTAVDSRWGPDDLLAQYNLSLAQTALFDATEVRVRSSDPKALVSAVKRLRLMYEIRRPGDDADDDGRTSLASEREVVVTGPTHLFRSSRRYGTRFARLLRTVATADAWYLEATIDDRGTERTLTLSHEDPVSVPDAAPVADVEFDSGVEADFAARFENLDLEWTLVREPEPLATGTRVMIPDFAFVYDHGVPGADGDPGAGDRARDRVFRVYFEIMGFWTPEYVEKKLAQLADLEDVDMLVAVDDSLGVGEEIAARDHRAIPYSGSVRLKDVAGVLREYERQLVADAAASLPDGLRPDEDVISLEALADRHGVSPEALTDKTFPDHERVGRTLIRPSVLDSLDDDLEAGTSLSDAEETFETYGIDDSSAILAELGYRVEWEGLTGGTVVERD is encoded by the coding sequence ATGCTGACGAAGGACCTGTGTCGCGTTTCGCGGGCTGGCGGCGGGTATCACCCGCAGTTCACCACCCGTGAGCACCGCCCGCTGGCCGCCAGAGTCATCGGCACTTACCAGGGCCACGTCGGCGAACAACGGGGCGACCTCGAGGACGCCCTGGCGGAACTCGAGGCCGAGGCCGATCACTTCAAGCTCGTCCGGGGGTTCGCTGCGCTGCTCGAGCGCGATGCCACGTTCGAGACCGACGCCGCGCTCGACCCTGAACGTGCGCGCCGGGCCGTCTTCGAGGCTGGCGAAGCAGTCGGCGTCGTCGACGAAGGCGAGCGGGCGATGGCGTACGTCCGCGCAGGCGAGTCGCTCTCGGTCTCCGCGGACGACCTCGAGCGGGCGCTGTACGCCGACTTAGCGGAGCGGCAGGTCCTCACGGCGGTCGACTCGCGCTGGGGCCCCGATGACTTACTCGCCCAGTACAACCTCTCGCTCGCCCAGACGGCGCTGTTCGACGCGACCGAGGTACGGGTCCGCTCGAGCGACCCGAAAGCGCTCGTTTCGGCGGTCAAACGCCTGCGACTGATGTACGAGATTCGTCGACCGGGGGACGACGCGGACGACGACGGTCGTACCTCGCTTGCCAGCGAGCGCGAGGTCGTCGTCACCGGCCCAACACACCTCTTTCGCTCGAGTCGACGATACGGCACCAGATTCGCCCGCCTCCTGCGGACGGTCGCGACGGCGGATGCCTGGTACCTCGAGGCGACGATCGACGACCGAGGCACCGAGCGAACGCTCACGCTCTCTCACGAGGACCCGGTTTCGGTTCCCGACGCCGCCCCCGTCGCGGACGTCGAGTTCGACAGTGGCGTCGAGGCCGACTTCGCCGCTCGGTTCGAGAACCTGGACCTCGAGTGGACGCTCGTTCGCGAACCCGAACCGCTGGCGACGGGGACGCGGGTGATGATCCCCGACTTCGCGTTCGTCTACGACCACGGGGTCCCCGGCGCTGACGGCGACCCCGGAGCAGGTGACAGGGCGCGCGACCGTGTGTTTCGAGTCTACTTCGAGATCATGGGCTTCTGGACGCCCGAGTACGTCGAGAAGAAACTCGCCCAGTTGGCCGATCTCGAGGACGTCGACATGCTGGTTGCCGTCGACGACTCACTCGGCGTCGGCGAGGAGATCGCCGCCCGCGACCACCGGGCGATCCCCTACTCGGGGTCGGTTCGGCTCAAAGACGTCGCGGGCGTCCTCCGGGAGTACGAACGTCAGTTGGTCGCCGACGCCGCCGCCTCGCTGCCCGACGGGCTCCGTCCCGACGAGGACGTGATTTCGCTCGAGGCCCTCGCGGATCGCCACGGCGTGAGCCCGGAGGCCCTCACCGACAAGACCTTCCCCGATCACGAGCGCGTGGGACGGACACTGATTCGCCCGTCGGTGCTCGACTCACTCGACGACGACCTCGAGGCCGGAACCTCCCTCTCGGACGCCGAGGAGACGTTCGAGACGTACGGGATCGACGACTCGAGTGCGATTCTCGCGGAACTGGGCTATCGCGTCGAGTGGGAGGGACTGACCGGCGGGACGGTCGTCGAACGGGACTAA
- a CDS encoding RsmB/NOP family class I SAM-dependent RNA methyltransferase — MEPLGRYRPIIDDFEAFLEACRRPLGNAVRINTIAASVERTLEVLDSEGVAYEQADWNPRVLRLETDSPGSTWTSFHGMTHGQEEVSAVPPVVLDPQPGERVWDACAAPGGKATQLAALMDDRGTVVANDSNLGRISALRFNAERLGATSLAVTNADARNYSMKPFSFDAFDRALVDAPCSCEGTIRKNPDALDDWSEGYVDSVSGIQKGILRRAIQTTREGGHIVYSTCTFAPEENEAVVQHALDEENCRVVEFDVGLEHSPGLTEWDDRRFDDSLEQAIRIYPHQNDTGGFFVAKLEVTAE, encoded by the coding sequence ATGGAGCCACTCGGGCGGTATCGACCGATCATCGACGACTTCGAGGCGTTTCTCGAGGCCTGCAGGAGACCGCTCGGCAACGCTGTGCGGATCAACACCATCGCGGCCTCGGTCGAGCGGACGCTCGAGGTGCTCGACAGCGAGGGCGTCGCTTACGAGCAGGCCGACTGGAACCCGCGTGTCCTGCGTCTCGAGACCGACTCGCCGGGATCGACGTGGACGTCCTTTCACGGCATGACTCACGGCCAGGAGGAGGTGTCGGCGGTGCCGCCGGTCGTACTCGATCCCCAACCGGGCGAGCGCGTCTGGGACGCCTGTGCCGCACCGGGCGGAAAGGCGACCCAGCTCGCGGCGCTGATGGACGACCGCGGCACCGTCGTCGCGAACGACAGCAACCTCGGACGCATCTCGGCGCTGCGGTTCAACGCCGAACGCCTCGGCGCGACGAGTCTCGCCGTGACCAACGCGGACGCCCGAAACTACTCGATGAAACCGTTCTCGTTCGACGCCTTCGATCGAGCCCTCGTCGACGCCCCCTGTTCCTGTGAGGGAACGATTCGGAAGAACCCCGACGCACTCGACGATTGGTCCGAAGGGTACGTCGACAGCGTCTCGGGCATTCAAAAGGGGATCCTCCGTCGAGCGATTCAGACCACCCGCGAGGGCGGCCATATCGTCTACTCGACGTGTACGTTCGCCCCCGAGGAGAACGAGGCCGTCGTCCAGCATGCACTCGACGAAGAGAACTGTCGCGTCGTCGAGTTCGACGTCGGCCTCGAGCACTCGCCTGGTCTCACCGAGTGGGACGACCGGCGGTTCGACGACTCACTCGAGCAGGCGATCCGGATCTACCCACATCAGAACGACACCGGCGGCTTCTTCGTCGCGAAACTGGAGGTGACCGCCGAATGA
- a CDS encoding DUF7122 family protein: MSDNDGQRFDRLPETNAERSVEGRASRAEVIDYFEDRFGIPSETFADYTFWEKGAGKIWIYAGEAPTPIEIEAIGMTCLRTRQEHWKPTTDFVQRFGHHATDCVIELEREHARAFAAGEDQALEWWDGDWGYLIAAHEVGVGPEGRAVRDGENAERSPQEEGVERGQLEALGVGLYVHGELRSMVPKGRQRDL; the protein is encoded by the coding sequence ATGAGCGACAACGACGGACAGCGATTCGACCGACTCCCCGAGACGAACGCGGAGCGATCCGTCGAAGGTCGAGCCAGCCGTGCGGAGGTGATCGACTACTTCGAGGACCGCTTTGGCATCCCATCGGAGACGTTCGCGGACTACACGTTCTGGGAGAAAGGCGCCGGCAAGATCTGGATCTACGCGGGCGAGGCACCGACGCCGATCGAGATCGAAGCGATCGGGATGACCTGTCTCCGCACACGACAGGAACACTGGAAGCCGACGACGGATTTCGTTCAGCGCTTTGGCCACCACGCCACCGACTGCGTGATCGAACTCGAGCGCGAGCACGCACGAGCGTTCGCGGCGGGTGAAGACCAGGCGCTCGAGTGGTGGGACGGCGACTGGGGATATCTCATCGCCGCCCACGAGGTTGGGGTCGGGCCGGAGGGCCGAGCAGTGCGAGACGGCGAGAACGCGGAGCGAAGCCCGCAAGAGGAAGGCGTCGAGCGAGGGCAACTCGAGGCGCTCGGAGTCGGCCTCTACGTCCACGGCGAACTGCGTTCGATGGTGCCGAAGGGACGACAGCGCGACCTTTGA
- a CDS encoding proteasome assembly chaperone family protein yields the protein MAELRLHGPEITLESPWLIEGFPGVGLVGKIATDHLIEHLEMRYYASVHCEGLPMVGVYRGDDRTVRPPVRLYVSEAHDLLALQCDTPVAANAVETVAACLTSWIVDQNATPIYLSGLPTERDESRPELYGIATGEAGEILTTHDVPLPPEDGLVTGPTGALLNRAAQAGHDSIGLVIQCDPQFPDPEAASVLIDDAIAPLTDLEVDVQDLLERAEEIRDQRERLAQQMQQVGQDESSQAKPLRMYQ from the coding sequence ATGGCCGAACTCCGTCTTCACGGACCCGAGATAACGCTCGAGTCACCGTGGCTGATCGAGGGATTTCCGGGCGTCGGACTCGTCGGAAAGATCGCGACGGACCACCTCATCGAGCACCTCGAGATGCGCTACTACGCGAGCGTCCACTGTGAGGGACTCCCGATGGTCGGCGTCTATCGGGGCGACGACCGGACCGTCCGACCGCCAGTTCGACTCTACGTCAGCGAAGCACACGACCTGCTCGCGCTCCAGTGTGATACGCCGGTCGCCGCCAACGCTGTCGAGACCGTCGCGGCCTGTCTCACGAGCTGGATCGTCGACCAGAACGCGACGCCCATCTACCTGAGCGGGCTTCCGACGGAGCGCGACGAGAGCCGCCCGGAACTCTACGGGATCGCGACCGGCGAGGCGGGTGAAATCCTCACAACCCACGACGTCCCGCTCCCGCCCGAAGACGGGCTCGTTACCGGACCGACCGGCGCGCTGCTCAACCGTGCGGCGCAGGCCGGCCACGACAGCATCGGGCTAGTCATCCAGTGTGACCCGCAGTTTCCCGACCCCGAGGCAGCCAGCGTCCTGATCGACGACGCAATCGCCCCGCTCACGGACCTCGAGGTCGACGTCCAGGACCTCCTCGAGCGGGCCGAAGAGATCCGCGACCAGCGCGAACGTCTCGCCCAGCAGATGCAACAGGTTGGACAGGACGAGAGCAGCCAAGCCAAGCCACTGCGGATGTATCAGTAA
- a CDS encoding MATE family efflux transporter: MAEQVLRTLMRTTDLIVAGFFSPAAVAAVGLADIYGRLPLWLGLGVGDGAIALSSQDTGSGDVANRNEAVSSALLLGILAGIPFALFGLVGSFWAIEVLGAEAETVRLGGLYLAIILLTAPAYHVTMIAARSIQGTGDTRTPMYINAVANAINIGLTVSLAFGLGPVPELSIVGIAVATAIGDTLAAVTFLVVIHSPRSELSLVRPTRFVIVKQLIVISAPRVAEGVTELIAEFPFNAILLAFGTEVNAAYHIGRRVYQQLSSPLSRGYGTAANIISGQALGRGQPGEAYFDGLAAAAMATLTVGSLGVGIFLAAEWVVMLFTRDPETIEYAVGFARAYAIATVLIALYVVLAGALRGGSETRPPFVAKVSGAVVFLLGITYVFGVSLEYGVVAAYVAIVADFAWRNVVVGAVYLQKGWLERGMAMMHERGSQLGDGED; the protein is encoded by the coding sequence ATGGCCGAACAGGTGTTGCGGACACTGATGCGGACGACGGACCTGATCGTTGCAGGTTTCTTCTCGCCCGCTGCCGTCGCTGCGGTTGGGCTTGCGGACATCTACGGTCGGCTTCCACTGTGGCTCGGTCTCGGCGTCGGCGACGGCGCAATCGCCCTCTCGAGTCAGGACACCGGCAGCGGCGACGTCGCGAACCGAAACGAAGCCGTCTCGAGCGCGCTCTTGCTCGGTATCCTGGCCGGTATCCCGTTCGCGCTGTTCGGCCTCGTCGGGAGTTTCTGGGCGATCGAGGTCCTCGGTGCTGAAGCGGAGACGGTCCGACTCGGTGGGCTCTACCTGGCGATTATCCTCCTGACGGCACCGGCGTATCACGTCACGATGATTGCCGCTCGCTCGATCCAGGGGACGGGCGATACGCGCACTCCGATGTACATCAACGCAGTGGCGAACGCCATCAACATCGGGCTGACGGTCTCGCTGGCGTTCGGCCTCGGGCCGGTTCCAGAACTGTCGATCGTCGGCATCGCCGTCGCGACCGCTATCGGTGACACCCTCGCTGCCGTGACGTTTCTCGTCGTCATCCACAGCCCGAGAAGCGAACTCTCGTTGGTCCGTCCGACCCGGTTCGTGATCGTCAAACAGCTGATCGTCATCAGCGCGCCGCGAGTCGCCGAAGGTGTCACCGAACTGATCGCCGAGTTCCCGTTCAACGCCATCTTGCTCGCGTTCGGCACCGAGGTCAACGCAGCCTACCACATCGGCCGCCGGGTGTATCAACAACTATCTTCGCCTCTCTCGAGGGGATACGGCACCGCTGCGAACATCATCTCCGGCCAGGCTCTCGGCCGCGGACAGCCCGGCGAGGCCTACTTCGACGGCCTCGCGGCCGCCGCGATGGCCACCCTCACGGTCGGCAGCCTCGGCGTCGGTATCTTCCTTGCCGCCGAGTGGGTCGTCATGCTGTTCACCCGCGACCCGGAGACGATCGAGTACGCTGTCGGCTTCGCTCGCGCCTACGCCATCGCGACGGTCCTCATCGCGCTGTACGTCGTCCTCGCGGGGGCCTTACGCGGCGGCAGCGAGACGCGCCCGCCGTTCGTCGCCAAGGTAAGTGGTGCCGTCGTCTTCTTACTCGGTATCACCTACGTCTTCGGCGTCTCACTCGAGTACGGCGTCGTCGCCGCCTACGTCGCTATCGTCGCCGACTTCGCCTGGCGCAACGTCGTCGTCGGTGCGGTCTACCTGCAGAAGGGCTGGCTCGAGCGCGGGATGGCGATGATGCACGAGCGGGGCAGCCAGCTCGGAGACGGTGAGGACTGA
- a CDS encoding aldo/keto reductase — MGADDPDTLEPTACPTAGDIPMLGLGTWENTDADQCAESIRTALETGYRHIDTAQAYDNEAAVGDGIAAADVDREEVFLATKVWLSNLAPDDVLETTRESLDRLGVDAVDLLYVHWPAKTYDTEETLAAFSDLYDEGLIENVGVSNFLPEQLEAAVEVCDAPIVANQVELHPLLPQPELREACEVHDVEVVAYSPLARGGVFDHPTIQEIAAKHDVSEAQVSLAWLRENDVVAIPKATGVDHIRDNWASLSLELDPEDVAAIEAIDDRERTVDPDFGPWNQ; from the coding sequence ATGGGAGCTGACGATCCAGACACACTCGAGCCAACAGCGTGTCCGACCGCAGGCGACATCCCGATGCTCGGACTCGGCACGTGGGAGAACACCGACGCCGACCAGTGTGCCGAAAGCATCCGGACGGCCCTCGAGACGGGCTACCGGCACATCGATACCGCACAGGCGTACGACAACGAGGCGGCCGTCGGCGACGGGATCGCCGCAGCTGACGTCGATCGCGAGGAGGTCTTTCTCGCGACCAAGGTCTGGCTCTCGAACCTCGCGCCCGATGACGTCCTCGAGACGACCCGCGAGAGCCTCGACCGACTTGGTGTCGACGCCGTCGACCTGTTGTACGTCCACTGGCCGGCCAAAACGTACGACACGGAAGAGACACTCGCGGCGTTCTCGGACCTGTACGACGAGGGGCTGATCGAGAACGTCGGCGTGAGCAATTTTCTCCCCGAGCAACTCGAGGCGGCCGTCGAGGTCTGTGACGCTCCGATCGTTGCCAACCAGGTCGAACTCCACCCATTGCTTCCCCAGCCAGAGCTGCGCGAGGCGTGTGAGGTACACGACGTCGAGGTCGTGGCCTACTCGCCGCTGGCTCGCGGCGGCGTCTTCGACCACCCCACGATTCAAGAGATTGCGGCCAAACACGACGTCAGCGAGGCCCAGGTCAGCCTGGCCTGGCTCCGCGAAAACGACGTCGTCGCCATTCCGAAGGCGACCGGCGTCGACCACATTCGTGACAACTGGGCGTCACTGTCGCTCGAGCTCGATCCTGAGGACGTCGCGGCTATCGAGGCCATCGACGATCGCGAGCGGACCGTCGACCCCGACTTCGGTCCCTGGAACCAGTAG